Part of the Lytechinus pictus isolate F3 Inbred chromosome 18, Lp3.0, whole genome shotgun sequence genome, tttgtatttcattataggaaataaggtttattcattttttcctccaagaattaaaaatattagaTTGACAACTGAATCAGTGcatttagatatttattgctgcaacttatttcataagaagggagacatatcattcacacatgtatgaaaaaaatgaaacattcatgatttcatgtaatcgcataagaaaaaaaggaaagctcacctaatgaatattcatgacgacgtgtatataactgttttcacattATATTGCtaatattttaaaattcaataaattcggtattttttatcagattttggtggatttttttttttgtgttttgctttgtgaattttgctctatttattaaaatataaatattttcaacccgGAGTATCACTTTAAAATtggagaagaaatataaaaagaaaatagatacaaagtaaaaagagaaatagaaaaatacttttgaaaggaAAGAGGAAGAGATGTGAAGTGCTTGGATCATTTTTTTCGAATGGTGTTATAAGAATCAACACAAACTTACCGGCAAAGATATGAAATCATGAAGATTGAAGAATCCATGATACATCTCTTGAGAGAGGGATTTCTGTTTGCTCTGAGAGAAATGAACGCTGACGGCGCTATAGCATTTATGGCAATGGAAAACATTGATGTAAATCGAACACactattatacagtgcgtatcaaaaagaagtttacactttgaaaaaatcctgtaaaattacacatttttaatatcctgaagattttcccacattttaacattggtacagatccatttaagcaaatgacgatataactgtcgaaaaatatttccgcttgagtgagcacaacttacttttgaaaagttagtgaaaattcagttatgtcctcagatccagctggcacaaaaagggtaaagattgtgcttactaaatgttaaaatttcaattttggtggcaaaattgctacaaaatgcttgaatgtatccgttttatttcaattaactAAATgtacaagggaaatgtatgagaaatgtttcgcagggtaagtttgatttcgccctttccccttgacacagcgtgaaaacaagcatttctgcgcaaacagatttctgcgagctttacaaaaatggacagtactcactcaagtgtaacattctgtcaaaacttttactttcattggatagatgagacccaaacccaagattataagtgaaaaattacccacatgttgtatattttttaattcccagggctttttcaaagtgtaaacttttttttgatacgcactgtacagCAGACAGCGGACgatttctttaaataaattcattttcatctatCTAATTTCCTGCCATGATAcccctttctttatttatttcttcatatGATATTTTGTAAGACCCGCTTATATTTCTGCTTCTTTCTCCCGCTGTCGTTACCACCCCCTCTCAGACATCTAGTTATTTTTATTAGTCTTTATCATCTTGTTTTATTCTCTAATTTCGGTCGCAATTCGTCCTGTTTCTATTCATGTTTATTTCTCCTTTTGTCGTCCTgttcttgttcttgtttttttttcttcgtggtATTTTACTCTTTATTAGTTTTGTCTTGTTCTGTGGGTtatcttgttctttttaatCTATTCAGTAAGTCTCCGTAGGCAAATAGCAACCATTGCGcctctctcccccctctttctttctctctctcctcttttctcttccttgaGGGAGGTTCACattatacaagctttgcttttgagTGAATCTCCTATTTCCACagataccttttttttctatttgaattatattttataatttgtcTACGAAATGcaccatattttgtatatatctttatatgttAATTATCATGGATGTTTTTTActatgattataatgacaatgatttgtatcgcaaatatttgttacaatgtatgaaaatgatttgtatcaatatttatgttatttctgttggaaataaatctgaatctgaatctgaatctttTTCATTCCCCTCCTCCTTTTCCCTTCTGCTTTATTGTTTTgatataaatcattttttacttcattataattttcaattcaatatgaAATGCCGGGAAACTATATACTCTACAACATACATGATAGAGTGCATTGAGTTTCCAAATCAGTTCGAGGGTAAGTGGACATATTTGGAACAAACCAACCTTTTTACATTAATTCCAACATCTTATAACCAATATTATGTCATATTAttgagaatttgaaaaaaataagtaattTGGAGTTAATTATTTCCATGTTGCAGAAATAATTATTCGTGTAAATTCAATATGATTTTACAACTGGAATGTTACAAATAATTCAAACATGTCATAACAGTCGTGTACAACGGATAAGAGAATTTGAGAAGGATAATGTTATGCAATGGCTGAAGGAAATACAGCAACAAGATAGATGTTTTGCTTCGTGGGCTCAATGTTTAAGTGCGCattaaatgaacatatattaaCACTTGGAACCGAGAAGTTATATAGCAATCGTGTTCTTGCACACAGAGGTGGATCCATAATATCAGGATGGGGTGGGTGGCACAGAAAATATCACTCCAAATGTATTGCTCACACATTCTCCTATAGAACTTTAATATTTGACAGGCACACACATCCACACATCCCACTTGGCCTATTCTACAAGGAAACTTGAaatcattatattatatttaaaaaaaataagacataGACCTATATCTATAATAGCTACATCATACTTTGGAAAAGAAAAGACCGTTCTAGAAAATAATAGACGCATGGTTGGTATTTGTTCTCTTTTTGAAATTCTAAATGGTAAAGCGGTGTCTACTCTTGTGATGACAGACTTCCGCAAGGCTTTTGACCGCATAAATCACACGGTTGCCATTCAAAAGATGATCTCACTTGGTATCAAACCTACACTGATCCGCTGGATAGCCGATTTTCTTGCAGAACGGACTCAGTGTGTTCGGTACAGGGGTGTTAAGTCAGAGTGGGTGACCCTTAATGCAGGAGTACCTCAAGGAACTAAACTTGGACCCATTGTGTTCCTAATCGTTATCAATAATGCCCTACATGACAGTGATAATGCATATTGGAAATATGTTGATGATGTGACCGTGGTTGATACAAGATTTGCAGGAGATCAACCAGATGTCTTGGAAAGGACACTGCACAATTTTGCTGAATGGTCCACATCTAATGGAATGTCTCTAAATCCTGCCAAATGTGAAAGTATGCAGGTGTGCTTTATGAAAAAGCCACCCGAACCAGCGTTACTAGCAATACACGGCCAGCCATTGAAGCAATATGTGTCTGTCAAATTACTGGGAGTTCATATTCGTAGTGATTTGAAGTGGAATGATCATGTTGACTTCATGATAAAACGTGCCAATGGAAGGATACATATTATTAGGATCCTAAAAGGACATGGATTGCCAACTGAGGACCTTTGTACTATCTACATGGGCTTCCTCAGGCCCCTATTAGAGTACGCCTGCCCAGTGTGGAATGGAGGACTAACTAAACAACAAGTGAGTCGTCTAGAGAGGGTGCAGAAAAGATCCCTCAAAATAATCTTGGGACCCAATTTCCAGTCATATGATTCTGCTCTGAATGTATTGGAACTGTGTTTGACTTTTGCCGAAAGGCTGATTTCAAACGAGAGGGTATCCTATCTTATACCCCCTCCTAAGAACACCAGAACTTTGCGCAAATCAAACACAAGAGAACAATTAAAATGTAGAACTAATAGATTTCGGAACAGTCCAATCCCATACTTGATCGACCTCCTGAATTCTCAATCATGACTTGATAATCAACCCACATCTATATATGGTATTTCTCTGTCTGCTGCTCTTATCAgtcaattgatttttatttattttttttttttatcattattatgtcacattatttgtataatatgtaCTCTATTTCTACTCGCAATTATGAACATTAGTCAATTATTTTCACCACTTGTATACAATCATTATGTTTTTAAGTATTGTAGATGACATAAATATTCTGTTTGACATGCTTATAGAATTAGCCAAATTGTATataatcaaatatcatttaaaaatatatgatctTTGAAAATCAGGTATTATTGTATTACACAAGAATTGAAAAATTTTTGAAAGGTAATTTTTCTTGCGCATATCATGTGAGGATATAAATCCATAATCTCTTAAATTTGACAATGTATACTTACTAATTGATGGACTCGTATGATCTCTATGTTGTATTCCTTTCCCTTCCTTGCAACTCATTTCTTCCTGTTGTTTGTCTTTCTCTATCCatatttctccctctcttttttatccatctctcttcctctctttctttgaaATCTTGAATTGTAAATACTACTGCTTTCTCTTAATGTACAAGAACTATATACCGGTAAATGATAATCTGGACACTATACCAATATGTGTTAAGgataatattttactttcaaattctTCTTTGTTTATTCTTACGTAAAATTTTGCAGCCTTACAACTTCATGTTTTCACCTCCTTCATAATGTTTGTACCTTCTTTCCTTCTGACCCTCTGCTCCACTCCTACCCTtcaccccctccctctctctatccctatccagccccccccccccctctctctctatctgccTCTCCTCCTTCCCATCTCTCTCTCACAACACAAGTAGTTTTCAATACCATACTCTTTATCcgtattatttatttggtaattatctgtattattgtttgaatattttttgtgtatttattaCCTTGTGAATACATCGCAATTCGGCCTTAGCCGCGATGAtgtattgattttattaataaacaATTTATCTCTATCTAAATGTGCCCTGGTTAATTTAGCTATATACATTATCAATCAACTATATTCGCCACCGCCTTACTATATACAACGGTAAACATAAATTACCCTATATGCttcataaataaatcaatgtATGTAGcaggaaaaaataaaacgaCCAAGATAGGAAAATTACTTATATTTCAGAACAAAATGACTTAATGAAGCCCGGCCCCTAGGAGACATTGCTTGTGCAATTCGGTCTGATAAAGTTGATTGGTCTGGTGTTGGCTGTGTTTTTAGAGAAAATAAGAGGGAGAAAATGTAACGTTCACTCATAACTTCGTCTCGAAAATGTGCTTTGTGCTCACAGAACAAAGTTGTGAAGTGGAGCAGAGCGATAAATACAACATCAAGTACAAGTCAATACGTTATTTAGGGGAATGAGATATGTCGGGCAACGTTAGTCAAATTTGGGCATGCTTGTCGTTTCGCCATGCTCTACTCCACCGACTCTGTCAGCCTGTAAGCAGACTACTGAGTAGTCCACTAATGAACGTGCAAATCGCTAAGTCCCTGGTTATGTTTCTTGTAATTATGTTTAGTACATATCGGTCAGTGTGTACATCGCACTCATTATAAGTGTTTTACAGAGGGTTTGGTAATTGGGTTAATAGTTACAACGTTCAAAGAAAGGACCCCTTGTAGAGAGGGACTTCGTGCCTAATGGATAAATCGTTTGGCCATTGCCTCTTTTTCGCCACATGTAGCCATGGTAATAATGGGTTAAATCAATTTCTATAATGGCAACCGTGGATTAGAAAGCATTGGAGAGTAGCACATGACATCCAAAATGCTCTCCCTGCTGACATATTCAAACCGTCACTGaaactccttttttttcaacactAGCAtagttttttcatatatatatacatataattgtACATGCCTTAATTTATATTGTCTGTATAACTTAATTGTAATTATTTCGACCACTTTACTTtcttctgttgaaaatgaaataaactgaaattgaattgaaattaatggATTCATTGCTTACACTAGTCAGCCCGCCTGTGCGCTTTGAGACACACATATAAAGCGCCCTACatatgttattattagtattattatgagtagtagtataggcctacacactAGTGTACACAACAGCTTAGAAGTTTTATAGAAGTATACTGTTATTATCACAAAAGTTTGGTAACTGTAAAACGAGTGGTCTTGGTAAATAATTGGTGGCAGAAACCTATTCGTTATTTTATTTTCGAATCATTTGTATTTATTCAGTACATAATTAGAATGCACCATCATTAATTaatactaatcatgctaataaaTACACAAATGTTTTATAGAAGATTTCTCAAGAAAGCAAGATATCATTCCGTCTTCCTCTTCATCATTCTGAGAGGGAAAACAAATGGTAAAAAGTAAAACAGTTTCTTTAAATCAAATCGAATCTAACCATTCCCCCAAAAATGGATTGATATTACAGCACTATCAGAGAAGGGCgtattccttttctcctttctcctgaatatggaatgaaaaatatttcctccttgtttaaaatcagacaaaatcACATTTATAGTATATGCAAAGCTctaaatgtatatattattcTAATGTAATCATGCCAtcaaaaattattgaaattttacaaaaaatcgACATCTTGCAAAATTACACATTTATACATCGTTCATCCTTCAGTTCGATTGGGTTGCACACGAATAAAGTGgaaaatgatttatatttttttttccaatgctCACTGAACTAAACAAGGCGAACAGGTAAATAAAATCGCTTAAAAACTTAATTTGCTTTCGCAAAGTGCAATGGCATGTTGACGCTATCAAAGAAACTGAGTGAGAAATAACAAGTTCACCATGGGATATAACGTTGACAATATATTCTAAAAAAATCCTTTCCCTGATCTTCCACGGCAATATACTCCTGAACCGAACCCCATTTTGGTTACACACGAACGAGATTCAACGATGTCGCAAGATATACCTTAATCCACGGGAAGGTTCTGGCAAGTTGTCCAAGCGACACTTAAAGATATAGATGAAAACCTGactgaaaacgggatgtttgaAGGCATAAATAATAGGATTGACTATGGAATTGCTAAGAATCAAAATTGAGAAGCAGATAAAGGGAATGTAACTATGGGGGACGATGGAAAAGACGCCATAGGGTAAGACCAACACGTAGAATACACAGACGACAGTGGCAAGATTTTTGGTCACTCTTATTTCACGTTCGTTCCATGGATTGGCGCGTTGTTGTGGCTCGACTATCTGAAGGGGTCCCGTGTTTAGCGTGGAAATCGGAGGGAGGCCTGTGGTTGAAACATCATTTTGGTTATTCTGCCTAGAAGCTTTGGTTGGATTGCTTCGCGTGACAGCTATCCGACGAGCTTGCCTGCGAACGTGGAGAGCGATGCTGACATAACTCGAGGTTATCACCACGAAGGCCGACATGACAGAGAATGAAAACACCATCGGCATGAAAAAGTCGTCTTGTTGTTCATCGCTCCAGACGCAGGTCTTGTAACGTTTGGAATATCCCAGGCTTCCCAGGCCAGCGATCTGGGGAATGATCATGAAAATGAGTGGATAGGTCCAGCTAATGATGACCATCAACACGAGATTCCTTCGAGTATACACTCGTGTATAAGTATGGTGTGATCGAGTGATTTTGATCCATCTGTTCAAGGCAATCATCGTTAAAAGGACAATGCTTGTTACattggtagtgatgatgatccCTCCTGCAACGGCGCACAAAGACCCGATCGGTGGCGGACCATTGCGGGTGAGTACAGAAACAACCTGCACAGGAAAGAAAAGGCAATTCAGAAGATCCGTCACTGCTAGGCATGCCACAAAGACGTTTGTTGTAGTCTGGAGTTTATTTGAGAAATACACCGCTATGATGACGAGGCTGTTCCCGATGACACCTACAACTGTCATGAGACACAAAATACTTGCTGCCAGAATTCGATAGCCATAGTGGCTGAATTCAAAAGCTGTCGTTGCATTAATTTCTTCATAAGCAGTTGTTACTACCATGGTGAGGGAATAACAGTATTTATAGGTTGTCGGTAATTTGTAGTGAAGCAccccttacaaaaaattcctgcagtactttagtggtactctgttgtacctgtgtgatacttctgtcatACACGACGGTACCTCAGAATTACCACAggacttctgtggtatcactctgtgatagttctgtcatacttctgtggtacaggaaaatataaaaatttcctgcaataccttaatggtactctgtcgtacctgtgtgatacttctgttgtacaaaactgtatatagaattacaacaggacttctgtggtatcactctgtgatagttctgtcatacttctgtggtacaggaaaatatgacaatttcatgcaataccttaatggtactctgtcgtacctgtgtgatactgctgttgtacaaaactgtatatagaattacaacaggacttctgtggtatcactctgtgatagttctgtcatacttctgtggtacataaaaatatgaaaatttcatgcaataccttaatggtactctgtcgtacctgtgtgatacttctgttgtacaaaactgtataaGGAATTACTACAGGACtcctgtggtatcactctgtgatagttctacttctgtggtacataaaaatatgaaaatttcatgcaataccttaatggtactctgtcgtacctgtgtaatacttctgttgtacataactgtatacaatatcactctgtgatagttatgtcgtacttctgttgtacatgaaaattctaaaatatcCTGCAGTACTTCTATGACAACCCtgcgatacttctgttgtatatgaacattttttaaatttcctgcagtactccTATTACTAAGCACTTCTATGGaaaccctgtgatacttctgtggtacatgaacattttgaaatttcctgcagtactcgATCCTATTAAAGACACTTCTATGaaaaccctgtgatacttctgtggtaaatgaaaattttgaaatttcctgcaggaCTCAATATAGGCACTTCTAAAATTCTATGGCAACCCCAGtgctatactttcaaaatttcctGCGGTACTTCTCATGCAGCCACCccagaaatatgactgaaactgTATCACAGACGCTACTGGTGTATTTTCTGTGGTACAGTACATGAAAAAATTAGTTTCCTTCAGTACTTGTATGGAAGCCCTGTTTGTACCACagactaatttttttatttccagtgagggatttatctttttttcagtTTCGGGAGAGGTCAGTAGCGTATTGAGTCTTATATTTTTAGAAGGCCATATGGCTTAAAAGGGCAccattcatttaaaaaagtacaattttttatatgaaaatttaattttgtgatagctagattgtgacatataggccctatttcaaaattatatttcaccctgtcccattgtgtaggtctatatcagcgagggggggggggttatgcctACTGAGACTCAGaggttttaagtttgatagCTTCTATTTCTACGAGAAAGGGTACTATACGTACTAGATCAAAACTAGGagcaaagcgcgaactgaaaaatgcgaaaaattattgaccccaaaatgggcaacttatattttgaggactattgttcgttttcagggttatttctttttcatgcgctcttttaaatttcaattatcatttttgttttgtttgttcgccacttatttttcataaaaaacaggatcgatgaataataaaaaaatgactatATTTAAAAGGGTACGTGTTGAAATATACAGGACACACCTAACACTCTTAGAGCTTAATGGTTGTGAGGAAGCCgggttgaatttcaaagagatattgtaatgaataaaaatataagcatgaacgtattattctacttcatccatctctttctaacaatacaagaaaataattgaaggggAGGTCAACGCTAGAGataatcaataaatagagtaaaattcacaaaacaaaatgcttaaatttattcaaaatcggatgacaaataacgaagttaagttgaattttaaggatttgcaatattcccatgaaacagttttatttaggcatgtctcatgaatattcattaggtgggctgatgatgtcatatcccatgttcttttgtacaatatatgaaattagatttattcaacatatttctaccaagaacttaaacaattggaatgACGACTAATTAACcgcattagttatttaatgcAGCAACTTTACAATGgggacacattatttacacatgtattgaaaaaatagataatcataatttcatatctaacattaaaaaagaaaaatgggaatgtcacatcatcagcccaccaaatgaatattcatgacgatgtgcacactatctgttttcacaaaatattgataaacaattaacataagaaagttcagcgttgaatgttgattaaaaaataaatctcagtTTAAATGCTatctaagattttgttttacacGTTTCATAACCAAGTTTTAATGCGATTCTGGCCCCTTAAAGTTTTTATtgcgagaaaatacatttttccaagtttcccatctatttttttatttatttttttttagtaaaaaggacctattttcttacaaatatattattataaataaaattacttcaatatttgttctcctattcacaatattttttacaggtgGAATAGGATAAActaaaaataggatatttaatttccattttaaggcctattttttgctttatatccCCGGTTTATATCTATGCCACCTTGCAATATGTTAGCCAGGCTGgtttatatctatttctttttaaatcaaataaaattggatattttcaatctatttttatgatgcgaagctatatatagtttgtaaatatgttttttaattgcaagaacAATCTTGTATCTCTGTTCACATATGATGGcagtttattttgcttctttttttctaatttgtatgaagtttgtatctatatattttcaaactattttccaTCCTTAAAGTGTCACAAccgatatcatattattttttacctcgttggcaaagttattatcttttcttatgtttcgcttcaaaatggtatctttatatttgcttgtcttgctcctccaccccttatcaaaataccctgccggcacttgatctaagattattttcttttactacttgaaccttataaagggatctttccttcgatcgcaagaaaggataaaatgtgtgtttttgaaaagaaataaaattaaaaatacataggattggagctgtgattttcctcattgctttctttgtcatcctacttgcatactagtaggcctatataacatattttcagtaaaattgtgagacatgtttttaaatcctatccttatatattaaaaaaaagaataaagagaaagaaaaaaattaaaagacatagaaaagaaaaagaaaggaagaagaaataaatatttgaattttactttattcaattcctttacgttaataatatgatatataaatgatggcgaaaatagtcaaattgtctggttgccaagtaaaaagtaagacccccccccccccccctccgagctCCCCGTACAAACGCACGGACTGTACCGTATACGTGTTTCCGGTTccgccatttgaaaaaaaacgttCGTAACTGCTCAGCTGAACCCGAAGCTTGATGAAGAAGGCcgtcaatatttcaacaaaaactaacagaatatggatcagattcggacaacgacttcttaagacattcacacaacaggctaaacagtaagttagatccatttttcgTAGTTTGGCGCGGCATGCACTTAAATTTCTTCGACTTTTTAATCATTACCGTACGGCCACTGCACTGCCGTTGTTCCCGATCGCTTATCGGGTGGGGGCTGATCTGCGGTGTGCGCGGCCGGGGACGGCCAACGGCTGGCTAAGTTAGTAGTACCGGTATATTGATGGCGGCGGTGAGGATGTttgtattgtcatgattgtagccaGGTCAGGGgtgggcgctaatgcagtttcgcaccggccgattaataccagcatacctcatcaccaatatttgttcccaaatgtcatgacaagtctctcagtcacatttgaagtcaatatatccaccacttttcaaaatatcgtGATCGGGAATGGCTGTAGGCtatagccaggcggcttctagagagtgaaaatcatttactaacgtaacttcgtaaggtcactctcatatGAAGCCAGGGATCCTTTCTCATATACCCACACAGAGGAAGCCAAAacttgaaactttcacccccggccccgagatttctactttccttctaaaagatctagcctaacgttagacctaaatcatgtacatgggataaaacttaatttccaacatttctacgctctcgtcgttatttttgaagaagaaattcattccaaaaaatgcgaaaaatatcatgattagacggaagagacttgcccgatgtttacgccgccatcttgttttctattgttcttcgccaacgttagTCGTTACAGAcgcgaacttcgagaccatgaactcgatctgatattctgagtgacagaggtgggattttatgggggtggggaatataaaattcatgcaacatcttgatttttaaaaagaattaaaactaatattcttactttacacaaagtttcatttagttccatgcttttatcagtctcaaaattggtgatttagagccaacatgaagttcctcacacatatttataattcgctgccgatttcaaaacattgcatgcggaTGCAATATTCGCGAGATACCGGGCCTGGTCTGACCCGACCGACCTCACACGCATGCgatgtattgaatattgatacgtgtgagaaacttcatgttggctctaaatcatcaattttgagacgGATAGAGGCATGGAGAAGAACTGAAACTTTGTGTGCaggaagaatattagttttaatttttttaaagagcgtgatgttgcatgaatttgatATCCCCCCCCATAAGATCCCactttttgtcactcggaataagACAGATCCAGTTCACGGTCTCaaagtttgggtaggtggagcgtagtgtagcaatagtgaagtggagtggagcctgcacaaacttCACTCGAGGTAGGCAATCCCACAAATTTAAAAGAGGTTTCTATAAAATCAAGTCCGGCCTTCTATGAACATGACAAACTTACGAaaagatgtgaagtcaattcaccctaaatatcatcaatatccctcaaatagcttcatttaagcactaatttctcttccggttgataaaatatggatccGTCTTTAATTTCCAAAATTGTTCGTCTAACTAGCTAAAGGACGCATGTTTTATCTACATATTAAAGACACTACATAgaaaagactaggcacaaagactattatacatgtaaatcgatgcaaagcattaCGCGATGTCGGCAAAGTGCCCAATCTTCTTATTGTAAAGACTTTAgcgacaataacagactgtgagtaaggttaaaatgctcctctacttttaatgttttcattagcgctgttgtcgggaacaaaaatccatgtcgacatgtcgcttaaaaattaatcccgacatcgacaatgtcgacatgaaaaagggaccgtaatttagcctgggctccctaacataaaaaaaaagcattcgatcgtggaacaacactctcaatcaaatatattcaccttgacacgagtgatatccccacactagatctatataatacaggctcagttcggGAATTGAGCTTCCAAAATCaccgatttaatccacattttttttctggagaatcaagtttttgtaccaggATCCGGTTTCGAAAGCATTGCTCAATAACACTCgtagccaatttgagaatcaccaattacaacagtgatcattgctgcaaacgcaagctcctcaatttgacaatgaaaagtaatgaaaatcgACCGATAATTTCAGTATCACTTCCGCGGCGATCCGTGCAACGATCTCCAAACGAATGAAGGGAAGTTTTCTGTGACTTCGTGATATGAAGTAAGCGCTCAATTGCG contains:
- the LOC129282090 gene encoding rhodopsin, GQ-coupled-like, which encodes MVVTTAYEEINATTAFEFSHYGYRILAASILCLMTVVGVIGNSLVIIAVYFSNKLQTTTNVFVACLAVTDLLNCLFFPVQVVSVLTRNGPPPIGSLCAVAGGIIITTNVTSIVLLTMIALNRWIKITRSHHTYTRVYTRRNLVLMVIISWTYPLIFMIIPQIAGLGSLGYSKRYKTCVWSDEQQDDFFMPMVFSFSVMSAFVVITSSYVSIALHVRRQARRIAVTRSNPTKASRQNNQNDVSTTGLPPISTLNTGPLQIVEPQQRANPWNEREIRVTKNLATVVCVFYVLVLPYGVFSIVPHSYIPFICFSILILSNSIVNPIIYAFKHPVFSQVFIYIFKCRLDNLPEPSRGLRYILRHR